Proteins encoded within one genomic window of Streptomyces kaniharaensis:
- a CDS encoding GuaB3 family IMP dehydrogenase-related protein, whose amino-acid sequence MTEIEIGRGKRGRRAYAFDDIAVVPSRRTRDPKEVSIAWQIDAYRFELPFLAAPMDSVVSPQQAIAIGRLGGLGVLNLEGLWTRYEDPQPLLDEIASITDEAAATRRLQEIYAAPIRAELIKQRIQEVRDSGVVTAAALSPQRTAEFSKAVVDAGVDVFVIRGTTVSAEHVSSAAEPLNLKQFIYELDVPVIVGGCATYTAALHLMRTGAAGVLVGFGGGAAHTTRNVLGIQVPMATAVADVAAARRDYMDESGGRYVHVIADGGVGYSGDIPKAVACGADAVMIGAALARATDAPGKGFHWGMEAVHEELPRGKRVDLGTVGTTEEILTGPSHTPDGTMNLFGALRRAMATTGYTELKEFQRVEVTVNPAISHR is encoded by the coding sequence GTGACTGAGATCGAGATCGGGCGAGGCAAGCGCGGCCGCCGGGCGTACGCCTTCGACGACATCGCCGTCGTCCCCAGCCGCCGTACCCGGGACCCGAAGGAGGTCTCGATCGCCTGGCAGATCGACGCCTACCGCTTCGAGCTGCCTTTCCTGGCCGCCCCGATGGACAGCGTGGTCTCGCCCCAGCAGGCGATCGCCATCGGCCGCCTCGGCGGCCTCGGCGTGCTGAACCTGGAAGGCCTCTGGACCCGCTACGAGGACCCGCAGCCGCTGCTCGACGAGATCGCCTCGATCACCGACGAGGCCGCCGCCACCCGCCGCCTGCAGGAGATCTACGCGGCGCCGATCCGCGCCGAGCTGATCAAGCAGCGGATCCAGGAGGTCCGCGACTCGGGTGTGGTCACCGCCGCCGCGCTCTCCCCGCAGCGCACCGCCGAGTTCTCCAAGGCCGTCGTCGACGCCGGCGTCGACGTCTTCGTGATCCGCGGCACCACCGTCTCGGCCGAGCACGTCTCCAGCGCCGCCGAGCCGCTCAACCTGAAGCAGTTCATCTACGAGCTGGACGTCCCGGTCATCGTCGGCGGTTGCGCCACCTACACCGCCGCGCTGCACCTGATGCGCACCGGCGCGGCCGGCGTGCTGGTCGGCTTCGGCGGCGGCGCCGCCCACACCACCCGTAACGTCCTCGGCATCCAGGTGCCGATGGCCACCGCCGTCGCGGACGTGGCCGCCGCCCGCCGCGACTACATGGACGAGTCCGGCGGCCGCTACGTGCACGTGATCGCGGACGGCGGCGTCGGCTACAGCGGCGACATCCCGAAGGCCGTCGCCTGCGGTGCCGACGCGGTGATGATCGGCGCCGCGCTGGCCCGCGCCACCGACGCGCCCGGCAAGGGCTTCCACTGGGGCATGGAGGCCGTCCACGAGGAGCTGCCGCGCGGCAAGCGGGTGGACCTCGGCACGGTCGGCACCACCGAGGAGATCCTCACCGGCCCGTCGCACACCCCCGACGGCACCATGAACCTGTTCGGCGCGCTGCGCCGCGCGATGGCCACCACCGGCTACACGGAGCTCAAGGAGTTCCAGCGGGTCGAGGTGACCGTCAACCCGGCGATCAGTCACCGCTGA
- the guaB gene encoding IMP dehydrogenase — MSYNAAGVPEKFAMLGLTYDDVLLLPGASEVLPNQVDTSSRVSRNVRVNIPLLSAAMDKVTEARMAIAMARQGGVGVLHRNLSVEDQVNQVDLVKRSESGMVTDPITVGPETTLAEADAMCAKFRISGVPVADPAGKLLGIVTNRDMAFESDRSRQVREIMTPMPLITGKVGISGEDAMALLRRHKIEKLPLVDDEGRIKGLITVKDFVKAEKYPNAAKDAEGRLLVGAAVGASAEAFDRAQALVGAGVDFLVVDTSHGHSHNALAWIEKIKSAVKVDVVGGNVATRDGAQALIDAGVDGVKVGVGPGSICTTRVVAGIGVPQITAIYEAAQACRAAGVPVIGDGGLQYSGDIGKALAAGADTVMLGSLLAGCEESPGELLFINGKQYKSYRGMGSLGAMQSRGQGRSYSKDRYFQAEVASDEKLIAEGIEGQVPYRGPLSAVLFQLVGGLRQTMGYVGAATIAEMESKGRFVRITSAGLKESHPHDIQMTVEAPNYSTR; from the coding sequence ATGTCTTACAACGCCGCAGGCGTACCCGAGAAGTTCGCCATGCTCGGGCTCACGTACGACGACGTCCTGCTGCTGCCCGGGGCCTCCGAGGTGCTGCCGAACCAGGTCGACACCTCGTCGCGGGTCTCCCGGAACGTGCGCGTCAACATCCCGCTGCTCTCCGCGGCGATGGACAAGGTCACCGAGGCGCGGATGGCGATCGCGATGGCCCGCCAGGGCGGCGTCGGCGTCCTGCACCGCAACCTGTCGGTCGAGGACCAGGTCAACCAGGTCGACCTGGTGAAGCGCTCCGAGTCCGGCATGGTCACCGACCCGATCACGGTCGGCCCGGAGACCACCCTGGCCGAGGCCGACGCGATGTGCGCCAAGTTCCGCATCTCCGGCGTGCCGGTCGCCGACCCCGCGGGCAAGCTGCTCGGCATCGTCACCAACCGCGACATGGCCTTCGAGTCGGACCGCAGCCGCCAGGTCCGCGAGATCATGACCCCGATGCCGCTGATCACCGGCAAGGTCGGCATCTCCGGCGAGGACGCGATGGCGCTGCTGCGCCGTCACAAGATCGAGAAGCTGCCGCTGGTCGACGACGAGGGCCGGATCAAGGGCCTGATCACCGTCAAGGACTTCGTCAAGGCCGAGAAGTACCCGAACGCCGCCAAGGACGCCGAGGGCCGGCTGCTGGTCGGTGCCGCGGTCGGCGCCAGCGCCGAGGCGTTCGACCGGGCCCAGGCCCTGGTCGGGGCCGGGGTGGACTTCCTGGTCGTGGACACCTCGCACGGCCACAGCCACAACGCGCTGGCCTGGATCGAGAAGATCAAGTCGGCCGTCAAGGTCGACGTGGTCGGCGGCAACGTCGCCACCCGCGACGGCGCCCAGGCGCTGATCGACGCCGGCGTGGACGGCGTCAAGGTCGGCGTCGGCCCGGGCTCCATCTGCACCACCCGCGTGGTCGCCGGCATCGGCGTCCCGCAGATCACCGCCATCTACGAGGCCGCCCAGGCCTGCCGGGCGGCCGGCGTGCCGGTCATCGGCGACGGCGGCCTCCAGTACTCGGGCGACATCGGCAAGGCGCTGGCCGCCGGTGCCGACACCGTGATGCTCGGCTCGCTGCTGGCCGGCTGCGAGGAGTCCCCGGGCGAGCTGCTGTTCATCAACGGCAAGCAGTACAAGTCCTACCGCGGCATGGGCTCGCTGGGCGCCATGCAGTCCCGCGGCCAGGGCCGCTCCTACTCCAAGGACCGCTACTTCCAGGCCGAGGTGGCCTCGGACGAGAAGCTGATCGCCGAGGGCATCGAGGGCCAGGTCCCCTACCGCGGCCCGCTGTCCGCGGTGCTGTTCCAGCTGGTCGGCGGCCTGCGCCAGACCATGGGCTACGTCGGCGCCGCCACCATCGCTGAGATGGAGAGCAAGGGCCGCTTCGTCCGGATCACCTCGGCGGGCCTCAAGGAGAGCCACCCGCACGACATCCAGATGACCGTCGAGGCGCCGAACTACTCCACCCGCTGA
- the shbA gene encoding RNA polymerase sigma factor ShbA — protein MRDDVAGAAGQADPVEAEPSGPGHDPSYADPGPGGEAGPDRPPVLGAGGSPLVGELVAAAVRGEGPAIDALLAYVHPLALRYCRGRLVRLPGGARHHVDDIAQEVCVAVLCALPRYKDQGRPFEAFVYGIAAHKIADLQRAAMRGPGSTVIPQDDLPEVPDEALGPEEQALLSSDAAWAKELLSNLPARQRELVLLRVAAGLSAEETGEVLGMSPGAVRVAQHRALSRLRALAEESS, from the coding sequence ATGCGTGACGACGTCGCCGGTGCGGCCGGCCAGGCGGACCCGGTGGAGGCCGAGCCCTCCGGCCCGGGTCACGATCCGTCGTACGCCGATCCGGGCCCTGGCGGCGAGGCTGGCCCCGATCGTCCCCCGGTGCTGGGTGCCGGCGGTTCGCCGCTGGTGGGCGAACTGGTCGCGGCCGCCGTCCGCGGCGAGGGCCCGGCCATCGACGCGCTGCTCGCGTACGTCCACCCGCTGGCGCTGCGGTACTGCCGCGGCCGGCTGGTCCGGCTGCCCGGCGGCGCCCGGCACCACGTGGACGACATCGCGCAGGAGGTGTGCGTCGCGGTGCTGTGCGCGCTGCCCCGGTACAAGGACCAGGGCCGGCCGTTCGAGGCCTTCGTCTACGGCATCGCCGCGCACAAGATCGCCGATCTGCAGCGGGCCGCGATGCGCGGGCCCGGCTCCACGGTGATCCCGCAGGACGACCTGCCGGAGGTGCCGGACGAGGCGCTCGGCCCGGAGGAGCAGGCGCTGCTCAGCAGTGACGCGGCCTGGGCCAAGGAACTGCTCTCCAACCTGCCGGCCCGTCAGCGCGAGCTGGTGCTGCTGCGGGTGGCCGCCGGCCTGTCGGCGGAGGAGACCGGCGAGGTGCTGGGGATGTCGCCCGGCGCCGTCCGGGTGGCCCAGCACCGGGCGCTGAGCCGGCTGCGGGCGCTCGCCGAGGAGTCGTCCTGA
- a CDS encoding response regulator transcription factor, whose translation MTSVLVCDDSPLAREALRRAVATVPGVDRVTTATNGEEVLRRWVADRSDLVLMDVRMPGLGGVETVRRLLSADPGARIIMLTVAEDLDGVALAVAAGARGYLHKDASRAELRATVTQALADPTWRLAPRRLRSPDMGAAPTLTAREIQVLEGMSHGRSNAEIGRELFLSEDTVKTHARRLFKKLGASDRAHAVALGFRWGLVR comes from the coding sequence ATGACTTCCGTTCTCGTTTGCGACGATTCCCCGCTCGCCCGCGAGGCGCTTCGCCGCGCCGTCGCGACCGTACCCGGGGTCGACCGGGTCACCACCGCGACGAACGGGGAGGAGGTCCTCCGCCGCTGGGTGGCCGACCGCTCCGATCTCGTACTGATGGACGTCCGGATGCCCGGCCTCGGCGGGGTCGAGACGGTCCGGCGGCTGCTGTCCGCCGATCCGGGCGCGCGGATCATCATGCTCACCGTCGCCGAGGACCTCGACGGCGTCGCGCTCGCGGTCGCCGCGGGTGCCCGCGGGTACCTGCACAAGGACGCCTCGCGCGCCGAACTGCGGGCCACCGTCACGCAGGCGCTCGCCGACCCGACCTGGCGGCTCGCCCCGCGCCGGCTGCGCAGCCCCGACATGGGCGCGGCGCCGACCCTGACGGCCCGTGAGATCCAGGTGCTGGAGGGCATGAGCCACGGCCGCAGCAACGCCGAGATCGGCCGCGAGCTGTTCCTCTCCGAGGACACCGTCAAGACCCACGCCCGGCGCCTGTTCAAGAAGCTCGGCGCCTCGGACCGCGCGCACGCGGTCGCGCTGGGTTTCCGCTGGGGCCTGGTCCGCTGA
- a CDS encoding WhiB family transcriptional regulator, with protein sequence MADFSRLPGPNADLWDWQLSAACRGVDSSLFFHPEGERGAARSSREASAKEVCMRCPVIAECAAHALAVREPYGVWGGMTEDEREEMLGRSRHRVVEVPLVAPSVAQR encoded by the coding sequence ATGGCAGATTTCTCCCGCCTCCCCGGTCCCAACGCGGATCTCTGGGACTGGCAGCTCTCCGCGGCGTGCCGTGGCGTGGACAGCTCGCTCTTCTTCCACCCCGAGGGCGAGCGCGGGGCGGCGCGCAGTTCGCGCGAGGCCAGCGCCAAGGAGGTCTGCATGCGCTGCCCGGTGATCGCCGAGTGCGCGGCGCACGCGCTGGCGGTCCGCGAACCGTACGGCGTCTGGGGCGGGATGACGGAGGACGAGCGCGAGGAGATGCTCGGGCGCTCACGGCACCGCGTGGTGGAGGTTCCGCTGGTCGCGCCCTCGGTCGCGCAGCGTTAG
- a CDS encoding LysR family transcriptional regulator, with amino-acid sequence MIEARHLRVLRAVARTGSFSAAARELGCTQPAISQQMKALEKSVDTPLVVRSGRGMQLSEAGRVLLKHATGILAGLSAAEEEVAAIAGLRAGRVRLVSFPTASSTLVPPAVARLRDSHPGVRVSLVEAEPPESLAMLRGGECEIALAFRYPQSDGAAVPPAPAHGTPREARAEANLEAQQLSAGTDWSDLVVTPLLDDPLVGVLPAAHPLARRGGPVELARLAGEQWIAGCPQCRGHLVELCAGAGFEPRIDFATDDYPAVVGLVAAGLGVAVLPRLALESVRPDGVSTVPVGTASGVPAVRQVVALTLPDLAEVPAVALMLERLAGAAAAR; translated from the coding sequence ATGATCGAGGCCCGCCATCTGCGCGTCCTGCGTGCCGTCGCCCGCACCGGCTCCTTCTCCGCCGCCGCCCGCGAGCTGGGCTGCACGCAGCCCGCCATCAGCCAGCAGATGAAGGCCCTGGAGAAGTCCGTGGACACCCCGCTGGTGGTCCGTTCGGGCCGGGGCATGCAGCTGAGCGAGGCCGGGCGGGTGCTGCTCAAGCATGCCACCGGGATCCTGGCCGGGCTCTCCGCGGCCGAGGAGGAGGTCGCGGCGATCGCCGGGCTGCGGGCCGGGCGGGTGCGGCTGGTGTCCTTCCCGACCGCGAGTTCCACCCTGGTGCCGCCCGCCGTCGCCCGGCTGCGGGACAGCCATCCGGGGGTGCGCGTGTCGCTGGTCGAGGCGGAGCCGCCGGAGTCGCTGGCGATGCTGCGCGGTGGCGAGTGCGAGATCGCCCTGGCCTTCCGCTACCCGCAGTCCGACGGCGCCGCCGTGCCGCCGGCGCCCGCGCACGGCACGCCGCGCGAGGCGCGGGCCGAGGCCAATCTGGAGGCGCAGCAGCTGAGCGCCGGCACCGACTGGTCCGATCTGGTGGTCACGCCGCTGCTGGACGACCCGCTGGTCGGCGTGCTGCCCGCGGCGCATCCGCTGGCGCGGCGCGGCGGGCCGGTGGAGCTGGCCCGGCTGGCGGGGGAGCAGTGGATCGCGGGATGCCCGCAGTGTCGCGGGCATCTGGTGGAGCTGTGCGCGGGGGCCGGGTTCGAGCCCCGGATCGACTTCGCGACGGACGACTACCCGGCGGTGGTCGGCCTGGTGGCGGCCGGGCTGGGGGTGGCGGTGCTGCCCAGGCTGGCGCTGGAGTCGGTGCGTCCTGACGGTGTGTCGACGGTGCCGGTGGGGACGGCCTCGGGGGTGCCCGCGGTGCGCCAGGTGGTCGCGCTGACCCTGCCGGATCTGGCCGAGGTGCCGGCCGTGGCGCTGATGCTGGAGCGGCTGGCGGGGGCTGCCGCCGCTCGCTGA
- the groL gene encoding chaperonin GroEL (60 kDa chaperone family; promotes refolding of misfolded polypeptides especially under stressful conditions; forms two stacked rings of heptamers to form a barrel-shaped 14mer; ends can be capped by GroES; misfolded proteins enter the barrel where they are refolded when GroES binds), producing MAKILQFDEDARRSLERGVNKLADTVKVTIGPKGRNVVIDKKFGAPTITNDGVTIAREVELDDPYENLGAQLVKEVATKTNDVAGDGTTTATVLAQALVNEGLRNVAAGAGPAALKKGIDKAVAAVSEHLLSVAREIEGKDDVAAVASLSAQDTQVGELIAEAIDKVGKDGVITVEESNTFGVELDFTEGMQFDKGYLSPYFVTDAERQEAVLEDPYILIHQSKISSIQELLPLLEKILQSGGSKPLLIIAEDVDGEALSTLVLNKIRGIFNAVAVKAPGFGDRRKAILGDLATLTGATVISEEVGLKLDQAGLDVLGTARRVTITKDETTIVEGAGDAEAVAGRVAQIKGEIAGTDSDWDREKLQERLAKLAGGVCVIKVGAATEVELKERKHRLEDAISATRAAVEEGIVAGGGASLVHAAKVLNDGLGLSGDEATGVAVVRKALHEPLRWIAQNAGLEGYVITSKVSDLEIGQGFNAATGEYGDLVKAGVIDPVKVTRSALENAASIASLLLTTETLVVEKKEEAAENGHGHSHGHGHSH from the coding sequence ATGGCGAAGATCCTGCAGTTCGACGAGGACGCCCGCCGCTCGCTCGAGCGCGGTGTCAACAAGCTGGCCGACACCGTCAAGGTGACCATCGGCCCCAAGGGCCGCAACGTCGTCATCGACAAGAAGTTCGGCGCCCCGACCATCACCAACGACGGTGTCACCATCGCCCGTGAGGTCGAGCTGGACGACCCGTACGAGAACCTTGGCGCGCAACTCGTCAAGGAGGTCGCCACCAAGACCAACGACGTCGCGGGTGACGGCACCACCACCGCCACCGTGCTGGCCCAGGCCCTGGTCAACGAGGGTCTGCGCAACGTCGCCGCCGGCGCCGGCCCGGCCGCCCTGAAGAAGGGCATCGACAAGGCCGTCGCCGCCGTCTCCGAGCACCTGCTGTCGGTGGCCCGCGAGATCGAGGGCAAGGACGACGTCGCCGCCGTCGCGTCCCTCTCCGCGCAGGACACCCAGGTCGGCGAGCTGATCGCCGAGGCGATCGACAAGGTCGGCAAGGACGGTGTCATCACCGTCGAGGAGTCGAACACCTTCGGCGTGGAGCTGGACTTCACCGAGGGCATGCAGTTCGACAAGGGCTACCTGTCGCCGTACTTCGTCACCGATGCGGAGCGGCAGGAGGCGGTCCTGGAGGACCCGTACATCCTGATCCACCAGAGCAAGATCTCCTCGATCCAGGAGCTCCTGCCGCTGCTGGAGAAGATCCTGCAGAGCGGTGGCTCCAAGCCGCTGCTGATCATCGCCGAGGACGTCGACGGCGAGGCGCTGTCGACCCTCGTGCTGAACAAGATCCGCGGCATCTTCAACGCCGTCGCCGTCAAGGCCCCGGGCTTCGGTGACCGCCGCAAGGCGATCCTCGGCGACCTGGCTACCCTGACCGGCGCCACGGTGATCTCCGAGGAGGTCGGCCTCAAGCTCGACCAGGCCGGTCTGGACGTGCTGGGCACCGCTCGCCGCGTGACCATCACCAAGGACGAGACCACCATCGTCGAGGGTGCCGGCGACGCCGAGGCCGTGGCCGGCCGCGTCGCCCAGATCAAGGGCGAGATCGCGGGCACCGACTCCGACTGGGACCGCGAGAAGCTGCAGGAGCGCCTGGCCAAGCTGGCCGGCGGCGTCTGCGTCATCAAGGTCGGCGCCGCCACCGAGGTGGAGCTGAAGGAGCGCAAGCACCGCCTGGAGGACGCCATCTCGGCGACCCGTGCCGCGGTCGAGGAGGGCATCGTCGCCGGTGGTGGCGCCTCCCTCGTGCACGCCGCCAAGGTGCTGAACGACGGCCTGGGCCTGTCGGGCGACGAGGCCACCGGTGTCGCCGTGGTCCGCAAGGCGCTGCACGAGCCGCTGCGCTGGATCGCCCAGAACGCCGGCCTGGAGGGCTACGTCATCACCTCCAAGGTCTCCGACCTGGAGATCGGCCAGGGCTTCAACGCGGCCACCGGCGAGTACGGCGACCTGGTGAAGGCCGGCGTCATCGACCCGGTCAAGGTCACCCGCTCCGCCCTGGAGAACGCCGCCTCGATCGCCTCCCTGCTGCTCACCACCGAGACCCTCGTGGTGGAGAAGAAGGAGGAGGCCGCCGAGAACGGCCACGGCCACTCGCACGGCCACGGCCACTCGCACTGA
- the groES gene encoding co-chaperone GroES, whose protein sequence is MTTSSKVAIKPLEDRIVVQPLDAETTTASGLVIPDTAKEKPQEGVVLAVGPGRFEDGQRLPLDVAVGDIVLYSKYGGTEVKYQGEEYLVLSARDVLAIIEK, encoded by the coding sequence GTGACCACCAGCAGCAAGGTTGCCATCAAGCCGCTCGAGGACCGCATCGTGGTCCAGCCGCTCGACGCCGAGACCACCACGGCCTCCGGCCTGGTTATCCCGGACACCGCCAAGGAGAAGCCCCAGGAGGGCGTCGTCCTGGCCGTCGGCCCGGGCCGCTTCGAGGACGGCCAGCGTCTGCCGCTCGACGTCGCCGTCGGTGACATCGTCCTGTACTCGAAGTACGGCGGCACCGAGGTGAAGTACCAGGGCGAGGAGTACCTGGTTCTCTCCGCGCGCGACGTTCTCGCGATCATCGAGAAGTAA
- a CDS encoding class I SAM-dependent methyltransferase — translation MDTENLQPLLTPEGQALLAELREFAPEEELALATRLRREHPAELVSAAFGQARLRQRARAKFGADADLMYFTPNGVEQSTRRSVAEWRAQRFAELGVRRLADLCCGIGGDVLALARAGIQVLAVDKDPAACAATAANAAALGLSDLVEVRCADVAEVDATGYDAVFTDPARRTSRGRVFDPEAYAPPLSWAIEAGRRTPIGALKVAPGIPHEAVPADAEAEWVSDHGDVKEAVLWFGTKAAHPHRATLLPHGASLTGGDLPDPAAGPVGRYLYEPDGAVIRAHMVAEVAEQVGGRLIDPKIAYLTSDELVPTPYAHAFELTDVLPFNIKKLKALLRERGVGTVVIKKRGMAITPEELRRQLKPSGPNTVTVILSRTDNGPLMMLGQPV, via the coding sequence GTGGACACCGAGAACCTCCAGCCGCTGCTGACCCCCGAGGGCCAGGCCCTGCTCGCCGAGTTGCGTGAGTTCGCACCCGAGGAGGAGCTGGCACTGGCCACCCGGCTGCGGCGGGAGCATCCGGCCGAGCTGGTGTCGGCGGCGTTCGGGCAGGCGCGGCTGCGGCAGCGGGCGCGGGCGAAGTTCGGGGCGGACGCCGACCTGATGTACTTCACGCCCAACGGCGTCGAGCAGTCCACCCGGCGCAGCGTGGCCGAGTGGCGGGCGCAGCGGTTCGCCGAGCTGGGGGTACGGCGACTGGCGGACCTGTGCTGCGGGATCGGCGGGGACGTGCTGGCGCTGGCCCGGGCCGGGATCCAGGTGCTGGCCGTCGACAAGGACCCGGCGGCCTGCGCGGCGACCGCCGCCAACGCCGCCGCGCTGGGCCTCTCCGACCTGGTCGAGGTGCGCTGCGCGGACGTCGCCGAGGTGGACGCCACCGGCTACGACGCGGTGTTCACCGACCCGGCCCGCCGCACGTCGCGCGGCCGGGTGTTCGACCCCGAGGCGTACGCCCCGCCGCTCTCCTGGGCGATCGAGGCCGGCCGCCGTACCCCGATCGGCGCGCTGAAGGTGGCGCCGGGCATCCCGCACGAGGCCGTCCCGGCGGACGCCGAGGCCGAGTGGGTCTCCGACCACGGGGACGTCAAGGAGGCGGTGCTCTGGTTCGGCACGAAGGCCGCCCACCCGCACCGCGCGACCCTACTGCCGCACGGCGCCAGCCTCACCGGCGGCGACCTGCCGGACCCGGCGGCCGGGCCGGTCGGCCGCTACCTGTACGAGCCGGACGGCGCCGTGATCCGCGCCCACATGGTGGCCGAGGTGGCCGAGCAGGTCGGCGGCCGGCTGATCGACCCGAAGATCGCCTACCTGACGTCGGACGAGCTCGTCCCCACCCCGTACGCGCACGCCTTCGAGCTGACGGACGTCCTGCCGTTCAACATCAAGAAGCTCAAGGCGCTGCTGCGCGAGCGCGGCGTCGGCACGGTGGTGATCAAGAAGCGCGGGATGGCGATCACCCCGGAGGAACTGCGCCGTCAGCTCAAGCCCTCCGGCCCGAACACCGTCACGGTGATCCTCAGCCGCACCGACAACGGCCCGCTCATGATGCTCGGTCAGCCGGTCTGA
- a CDS encoding polysaccharide deacetylase family protein, with product MKQDGRNRTRTYAAGALALLAFATGCGDDGGGAVAARPAATTPAAPQPSGDGAAPAAAAAPAAADAAWAKWNLKPLAPAPAPPADKPVKLERTGTVPVFSEVKTNDKVVFITIDDGAEKDPKFVEMLTELKVPVSMFLTRDIVKDNYGYFKPLQALGNHIQNHTVDHPVMSKIPAEKQKSEICDAQSALTQQYGTAPLLFRPPFGDGANTPTLNNSVQQCGPRAIVLWRESMQIHDMQYQASDKKLKPGDIILAHFRGPKELKGATMTEMFGELLARIQEQGFSVARLEDYIQAPAS from the coding sequence GTGAAGCAGGACGGGCGGAACAGGACCAGGACGTACGCGGCGGGGGCGCTGGCCCTGCTGGCCTTCGCCACCGGGTGCGGCGACGACGGTGGCGGCGCCGTCGCCGCCCGACCCGCGGCCACGACCCCGGCCGCACCCCAGCCGTCCGGCGACGGCGCCGCGCCGGCCGCCGCCGCGGCCCCCGCGGCCGCGGACGCCGCCTGGGCGAAGTGGAACCTCAAGCCGCTGGCCCCGGCCCCCGCGCCGCCCGCCGACAAGCCCGTCAAGCTCGAACGGACCGGCACCGTACCGGTGTTCAGCGAGGTGAAGACGAACGACAAGGTCGTCTTCATCACCATCGACGACGGCGCCGAGAAGGACCCGAAGTTCGTCGAGATGCTGACCGAACTCAAGGTGCCGGTCTCGATGTTCCTGACCCGGGACATCGTCAAGGACAACTACGGCTACTTCAAGCCGCTCCAGGCGCTCGGCAACCACATCCAGAACCACACCGTGGACCACCCGGTGATGAGCAAGATCCCGGCGGAGAAGCAGAAGTCCGAGATCTGCGACGCGCAGTCCGCGCTCACCCAGCAATACGGCACCGCGCCGCTGCTGTTCCGCCCGCCGTTCGGGGACGGCGCCAACACCCCGACCCTCAACAACTCGGTGCAGCAGTGCGGGCCGCGCGCGATCGTGCTCTGGCGCGAGTCGATGCAGATCCACGACATGCAGTACCAGGCGTCGGACAAGAAGCTGAAGCCCGGCGACATCATCCTCGCCCACTTCCGCGGCCCGAAGGAGCTCAAGGGCGCGACGATGACCGAGATGTTCGGCGAACTGCTGGCCCGGATCCAGGAGCAGGGCTTCTCGGTGGCCCGGCTGGAGGACTACATCCAGGCGCCCGCGTCGTAG
- the tsaD gene encoding tRNA (adenosine(37)-N6)-threonylcarbamoyltransferase complex transferase subunit TsaD has translation MADEPLVLGIETSCDETGVGIVRGTTLLADAVASSVNDHARFGGVVPEIASRAHLEAMVPTIQRALDTAGVKASDLDGIAVTAGPGLAGALLVGVSAAKAYAWALDKPLYGVNHLASHICVDQLEHGRLPSPTMALLVSGGHSSLLLSEDITSDVRPLGATIDDAAGEAFDKVARVLGLGFPGGPVVDRTAREGDRKAIAFPRGLTGKNDPEYDFSFSGLKTAVARWVEARRRAGEEVPIADVAASFQEAVTDVLTRKAVKACKDNGVDHLMIGGGVAANSRLREMAQQRCDRAGIRLRVPRPGLCTDNGAMVAALGAEMVWRDRTPSAFDLSADSSLPVTDVHVPAAEIGHGDFHGRAYDALGGGGE, from the coding sequence ATGGCTGACGAACCGCTCGTCCTCGGCATCGAGACCTCCTGCGACGAGACCGGCGTCGGCATCGTGCGCGGCACCACGCTGCTGGCCGACGCGGTCGCCTCCAGCGTCAACGACCACGCCCGGTTCGGCGGCGTCGTCCCGGAGATCGCCAGCCGCGCCCACCTGGAGGCGATGGTCCCGACCATCCAGCGCGCCCTGGACACCGCCGGGGTCAAGGCGAGCGACCTGGACGGCATCGCGGTCACCGCCGGCCCTGGCCTGGCCGGCGCGCTGCTGGTCGGCGTCAGCGCGGCCAAGGCGTACGCCTGGGCGCTCGACAAGCCGCTCTACGGGGTCAACCACCTCGCCTCGCACATCTGCGTCGACCAGCTGGAGCACGGCCGGCTGCCCTCGCCCACGATGGCGCTGCTGGTCTCCGGCGGGCACTCCTCGCTGCTGCTCAGCGAGGACATCACCAGCGACGTCCGCCCGCTCGGCGCGACCATCGACGACGCGGCCGGCGAGGCCTTCGACAAGGTCGCCCGGGTGCTCGGCCTGGGCTTCCCGGGCGGCCCGGTGGTCGACCGGACGGCCCGCGAGGGCGACCGCAAGGCGATCGCCTTCCCGCGCGGCCTGACCGGGAAGAACGACCCGGAGTACGACTTCTCCTTCTCCGGCCTGAAGACCGCCGTCGCCCGCTGGGTGGAGGCCAGGCGCCGGGCCGGCGAGGAGGTGCCGATCGCCGACGTGGCGGCGTCCTTCCAGGAGGCGGTCACCGACGTGCTCACCCGCAAGGCCGTCAAGGCGTGCAAGGACAACGGCGTCGACCACCTGATGATCGGCGGCGGGGTCGCGGCCAACTCGCGGCTGCGCGAGATGGCCCAGCAGCGCTGCGACCGGGCCGGCATCCGGCTGCGGGTGCCCCGGCCGGGCCTGTGCACCGACAACGGCGCGATGGTGGCCGCACTGGGCGCCGAGATGGTGTGGCGCGACCGCACACCGTCCGCGTTCGACCTGTCCGCCGACTCCTCACTGCCCGTCACGGACGTGCACGTCCCGGCTGCGGAGATCGGGCACGGGGACTTCCACGGCCGGGCGTACGACGCGCTCGGCGGCGGTGGCGAGTGA